Proteins encoded in a region of the Elaeis guineensis isolate ETL-2024a chromosome 7, EG11, whole genome shotgun sequence genome:
- the LOC105035018 gene encoding uncharacterized protein → MERPSSNDISSAKAVMLGALASGVNGPTWLVLKIIFLLLGVCLTAMLSLAFSASDFIIAGHVLLLVIIGAMLFILLNGFLAQTGLVAVEEQMKEMGILNNEGIEKGKRN, encoded by the exons ATGGAAAGGCCCAGCTCAAATGATATATCGTCTGCAAAAGCCGTGATGCTGGGAGCTTTAGCATCTGGTGTTAAT GGTCCCACATGGCTTgtactcaaaattatatttttgctgCTCGGAGTCTGTCTTACTGCCATGCTTTCCCTAGCATTTTCAGCAAGTGACTTCATTATTGCTGGCCATGTTCTTTTGCTTGTCATCATAGGTGCAATGCTTTTCATACTCCTGAATGG CTTTCTTGCACAGACTGGTCTGGTAGCAGTTGAAGAACAGATGAAGGAGATGGGTATTCTAAATAATGAAGGGATCGAGAAAGGCAAAAGAAACTAA